The following nucleotide sequence is from Trifolium pratense cultivar HEN17-A07 linkage group LG2, ARS_RC_1.1, whole genome shotgun sequence.
GGAAAGGATGTGACCTAGAATGTTGTCGGGGAGTGAATCGATCGTCGTGGTTGTTGACTCGCCGGAacacttcttcttcttttcaccACCGGACATCGTGCCGCCTGTTCTTCTCTTTAGAATTAGAACCAAAACACTACtctttttttactctttttttttttaatttttaaaataggaacactaaattaaattaaggaaGTGTATTTTTGTActtatctttctattataccTCATCTTAATccagtaataattttttttacactattctctttccaataaatttaatatattatgtaaaaaaaaacaaaaaattaatatgttatgtacaaaaaaaattaaaaaacaaactttaatttttcaaatatatagcattaagTAGTTTTATTGCaaaaagataagagtaattCACACCcttaaaatacaaaaagaaaaacagttAAATAAAAACGTTACATCTAACGTTAAAATTAAAGACTCTTATAATGGGAGGGGAGGTGTgagattttaattaaatatatgtttagttTATATGGGGAGAGAGAGGTTTTAAACACAGAGgtttaaggaaaaaaattcaTCCACCCCTACAATTTAATTTGAACGAACCAATTTGCCCTCGTATACAAACCAAAACGTTACTGGAATGGAGTTAAAACCCGGTGCCACTCTGTCGTGATATAGAATCTGGTATGCTAAAATGCACCCCCACTCCCCcccagaaaaaaaaatctatgtttCTTTTAAACCTACAGACACATAGAGACCATTCGCCTATATATCTTTCATGCCTACCTGGGTGGAGATATAATACGGTAGTTAATATGGTTTAATATATGTTTCATTGCACAATCATATTATCAATCTGCTCTTTCTTCACAGTTTTCGTTCAAAAGAATAGGTAATGTGTGAAGTTTTAACCTTtttcaattgttatttttgcaattttgaaAGTTGTACTACGTGGTACCGATTTATATCTTCCGATGGGcttaaaataatttcttttccATTATTCTATTGTTCTTtgtattttaactatttttttaatctttgatATGTGATTTATTTTAGAGCAAAAAACTTATTTcgtttcattcataataattgaataaataCATGTTAAAATATCAATATAAATATGGAAACTAGCTAAATATAGAGTCGTCTTGGCAAGTCTATCAGCAGTTTTATTTGATTGTCTCCTAATAAATCTAACATGTGAGTTCACAAGAGTAGTTGCTAATATAATCTACTTCAATCTAACTCTAACTATAGCACCAAGGTCGGAAACATAGTTTTTCTTGCTATAAAGCCTATCCACCGTCCGTTTGCAATCAACCTCAAAATCCATATCCTGTATTCTGTCCGGTACAATCCTGTTCTTTGAATTTCCTAATTTTAAGTTAATCCTCACAATAACCAACGTATGAATAAGTAACATGTCTATTTTAGAAGCTtagaaagaagaaacaaaagaacCTAACTTAATAAcagagaaggaaagaaaatataGTAAATGAGTTactaaaatacaaaatactCTTTAAAGGGGAAACAAGGTTAAAGCATAAAGAACCAGCTGTCTAAACTTTTTAAAGAAATTTCTTTGTCATACtatgaagaatgaagaaaataaaaaacacaggAGAAAGAATTGGACCTTATGGTTCTTTATTAGTGTAGAATTTTACTTGACATTGAACATATGTTTGATCAAAAGTTAAGTCCCTATTAATAGAAAATTGCCTGCACTTCTACATGGTAATTCTTAAGTTCACGTTTTCACCAACGTTGTTACCTAGATCTCTAATTTGAATCTAACATCCTTTTTTGGTTATCCTCTCTAATAATGTTTATGATAGGTACAAActgtaaaatttatataaaaaataaaaataaatgtcttggatctatttttttttatggaaatgaGCATTAGCTTTTATCTAGCATTCCTAATCCCTTCAAATAGAAAGAAAATTACGTAAGCTCATACGTAATATGGAGTAAAAtttaatagaaaagaaaattacgtaagctctatatatatattaccaTATACTTTACAAACTCCTTCATAATTAATAAACTCAATCTAAGTGTTAcacataataaacaaaaaaatgttcactCTCTATCTCCCACTTATCTCTTTCCTTTTCCTTATCATCACTTTGAAGTTCTTCATCCACACAACAAGAACTTTGAAAAACATTCCTCCGGGTCCACAATGTCTTCCTATAATAGGAAATCTTCATCAACTCAAACAACCACTCCACCGTACTTTCCACACCTTGTCACAAAAACACGGCAAACTATTTTCGCTTTGGTTTGGTTCTCGTCtagttgttgttgtttcatCCTTAGAAATCGCACAAGAATGTTTTACCAAAAACGACATGGTTTTAGCAAATCGGCCTCATTTTCTGAGTGGCAAATATATTGGTTACAACAATACCACGGTGTCACAATCACCTTATGGTGATCATTGGCGCAATTTGCGCCGAATATTATCAATTGAAGTGCTCTCATCTCATCGTTTGAATTCCTTCTTAGAAATTCGAAGAGATGAGATTATGAGGCTAATACGAAAACTAGCACAAATGTCATACAATGGTTTTTCGGAAGTGGAACTTCAACCTATGTTTTTGGAAACGACATTTAATACTATAATGAGAATGGTGTCGGGGAAAAGATACTATGGTGATGATTGTGATGTTAGTGATGTTGAGCAAGCAAGGGTGTTTAGAGAGATAATTAAGGAGTTTGCTATTTTAGGAGGAGCTAATAACGTTGGTGATTTTTTGGGGTTTTTAAGGTGGTTTGATTTTGATGGTTTGGAAAATAGGCTTAAGAAGATTAGTAAGAAAACTGATTCTTTTTTACAAGGGCTTATTGATGAACATCGTATTGGAAAGAGGAATACTAATACTATGATTGATCATCTCTTAACTCAGCAACAATCACAACCTGAATATTATACGGATCAAATCATCAAAGGACTTATTGTGGTAAGTAATAATACTATATGATTGATCATCTATACctgaattttaattatatttttatttttgtaatttaataatatataatttcgTGCACGGCTATTGTGGATAGTTTAATTAGAGTTTATCAtgcatttaattaattttatttgattaaaattttaacattATACCACAAAATTTGATCTTAATGGAACAAATGCATaagttaatttattaaaataaaaatgaaaatgaaaatacatAAGTTTAATATACAGTTACACAAGGTTATTGGATAagtttgaaataaaatatagtactaaatatgtttttagtccaatttaaatatataaaattttatttttagtctttttgaaaggtccctgtttttttttttcttttcaaaagttAGTGTATCATATTCGTGATgactttttttgaaaatatctcACTATTAAGACTTTATAATACTATTAGTTCGATAATTTAACTatttagtatttaatttttgttagtttatcaataatttcaattaaaaattaaattgttaaattaaatattaaatcattaaactaataatattttaaggtcttaataataatatatttaaaaataaaaaatcatttataagtTTATAACACACAGTATGTGAACTTTTGAAAAAAAGTAGGtgtttgaattgaaaatttaaagcctaaatttgaaaaaataaataaataatagaactaaaaatgaaattttctatattttaaagtactaaaaacatatttaatactagaatatataaacaaaatcaaGAAAACATGTAAAGATAAGAATGGCATTAACTATTGCAATGTTGATGGGTAAGTGCCACACTCTCTTGCATTTGTGTTAGTGACCGATACAGAGAGTATTGTCGAGAAAAATGCATGGATTGGTCTAGTTGTATGAGTTTTATAACTTCTTTAAGTAAATGGTTAGAAGTTTGATCACAAATTCttgtgtataaaaaaaattattaagagGGGAGAACTCATCCTGTATATTTTACATAGATTAATCACTAATAAATAACGGTAAAAATTTTGTATCAGTAATATGGTAATCGAAAAAAGAAAGAGGGAAATATTCATACTTTCATTAGATCTTTACTAAATTGGACTAAAAATGCATAAGTATTTACTCATTTGTAGTATTATAATTGTTGAGTATGGTTCATATATGCAGGGGTATTTACGacattctattattattatatataccgcttgtaacactgaaaccctaattcattCTTTCATCTAATAGAAACGAGCTGTAGCGAATTCTGCAGCCGGAGACGTACCTAAGGGGAACTCcgttatcaaacttcttgtgttcttattgtttgcaatttcgttattattaccttctgttactatttgtgcacaacaatattgatttttttgtgGACTTGTTGTAGGTCATGCTACTTGCAGGATCTGACTCATCATCTATAACTTTAGAATGGGCCATGTCCAATTTATTAAATCATCCAGAAATATTGAAGAAGGCAAAAAATGAGTTAGACACTCACATAGGACAAGACCGCTTAGTAGATGAGCCAGATATTTTAAAACTTCCTTATCTTCAAAGCATTGTTAACGAGACCATTAGACTACATCCAGCAGCTCCATTATTAGTGCCTCATTTCTCTTCAGAAAAATTTACcatagataaatataatatccCACAAAACACAATTTTGTTGGCCAATGTTTGGGTGATTCATAGAGATCCAAATTTGTGGAGTGATCCTACATGTTTTAAGCCCGAGAGGTTTGAGAAAGAAGGTGAGACAAATAAACTACTTACATTTGGGATGGGAAGAAGAGCTTGCCCGGGACAAAATTTGGCCCTACGCAATGTGAGTCTTGCTTTGGGCTTATTAATTCAATGTTTTGAGTGGAAACGTATAGGTGAAGAAACAATTGACATGACCGAAGCAAAAGGAATCACAGTGGGAAAGAAAATCCCCTTCAAAGCAATGTGTAAATTGCATCATCCACTAAGAATTAAGGatgttttttagattttttttaagagtcaGAAGGTTaacatcaaaataaaaagaagtgtGTTTTATTAGTTTATGaaagtttttaatttgttgaaaaCATGTGCATAATGGAAACATTTGTTAGTTGTCCAACATAAGCACATGTGGTGTATTCCTTTAAAAGAAAGCCAACATGGTGTATTCCTTACAAAGAAAGTTATGTATATAAAGAAGTACTAGCAACACTCATATTTTTAATGAATACTTTGTCATTTTAATACACTATTCCTATTGTTCTAAaattacttaattttttattttgtagtttgaaatatagaaaaatttggttttattAAGATGTGAGTTCGGTTCATTCTTGTGTTTGTTTACCTATAAATATGTCAAGACActataaaaaaattgctttttagccACGGTCAAAATCGTAGCTAAAAACGGTATTAACCGTGGCTAATAGTTTTTGCAACGTAAACATTGAGGTGGTTTATCCCGACGTTGCTAAATTTAGCCACGGTCATATTAGCCTTTTGTCACTCTTGAGTTGCTTGATGAACATATCTTGtgactaaaatcaaaatgattTTCATCAAAAAGAAATTAACACGTTATTTACttcttaaataaatataaatataaattcaaatccCTATATCTTGTAAAAAtgggtaaaattgaaaagtgAATTACTACAATACATTCATAACTCGGCCATTATTTTCAATCTACGCCAAATTAATATTTACTAGGGTTGAgctagggatgacaatttgacccatatccagagggtacccgcaaaaattacccacaacgagtatggtaaaaacccgcattttgggtacgggcacgggtatgggtaattacccgcaaaaatgaacgggtatgggtgcgggtacgggtaccttagtacccacccagccccatacccgcataatatatatttatttattttatttatattattatattataatatatgtaaatcaatttaaaacaatacaactctactaaactattacatatttttaataaaaatgtttatttataacataatataaaaataatgtgaatatttaacataaatatgaactttaacataaggttagtaataattttgtttataattttcattagtccatattaaaatctttgaaatttttttaattcaattaaaattatatgatattttataattgagcaatttatttttagtaaaaatgcgggtaacaggtacgggtatgggtatgggtacctaggtacccatagggtatggggacaggggcaaaagttgttacccacgcgggtatggggatggatacgggtattttttcaatccgcgggtatgggaATGGGTagtatagtaccctacccataccctacccattttCATCCCTAGGTTGAGCAAGAGACAAGTTGAAATGAGTTATAATCAAccttaactattttttaaattttgatcgGACAATTTTGAAGATCCTAACTAAACCCTAAACTTAAACAAACATGAAAATCTATGGATCAACTTagacttattttatttatgatgaaATCGATTGACCCGACCCAAAAGGTATGTAGAATATTTTTTGCTATTGTTTTatgcaaaaaattattttaagtaCAATTGGGTTTGGATAAGTACTTTTTCTTTAGAAAGGGTTTGTATAAGTACTTTACTTTTAATGTTCTTGCTTCCGCTTTAATTGCTTCGTTGCTACCTCTTTCTTGctaagttgttgttgttgtgactATGTCTTTGTTCTCCTTTATGACATAGTTATGAAGTCCCGATATCAGACACGATATCGATACGATACGATACCGATATGGTGATAcggaaattttttcaaaatacttGATACGATACGGCcgcgatacgttatttaaaaattaaatttaaaattaaatatatataaatgcacaatatacaaacataattaaaatcgataatgataaaaaattaacattcaaatgactcaaattgagcaaaaaagtaacaattacatatcttaagttAAGTATTATGCAAAAAGGGGAGTGGGATGGGTAACTTAAGGAGTTGGAGATCCAAGGTTCATGTAACATCCCGAatttttatccaagatatttcttaaaaatcatatttagttagaaaatgtggcgctattttttttttctttgtcaaataaatagttataaaataattcaaatagaATTCTTggaaatataaacttaattaaaaatgagcAATAGTCTGAAAATTCCagcggaagaaaatacaacgacgaattatttattacataaaaattctcaaatttacaaaacccaatttttctcGTACGTacgcgcttcaagcatcacatTCAAACATGTCTTTCTCCTTtagtacctaaaatgttggtcgtaagggtcaatttccttatccatattgaatcatactcaccacaagaaaatgtcataaaacaataacaaaacacttcaccttatgaaaaatataattattagtttattataaaaacttttggTGATACACATATACAAACATAGGCAGCATATAATTGTTAAACGGTAGTAATAAACAAAGCAACATAATTACACATATTACAAATTGCACGgcaaaatcaaatgaaagagGAGAAGGCAACGATCACCGCTTTACCATGGACTACtgtactttttctttgtttttattataactgtaataattatttactattgtattttttttctccctttCTATATGCGATGCAATGCAACTAAAACAATCCTATACGAGACAATGATTTGGATAAGAaaatctgccacacaggcttctgccacacaggctaaataGTAAATTCTGCCACACAgactaataaaaataagttctgccatacaggctaaaagtaagttctgccacacaggccctAAAACTTGCCATAAAGGCACTTAACTGACTCTTCTATACTTATATGATGTATGTCTCTATGACATAAGGAAATCCTTTTTCTTAAACCAACCCAAGCTACCATATAACCCGTCcccacatttttttattcatacttTCCTTAGTTTAATCAACGAGAGCCGTTGACTATATTTACTTATTTAGGTATACTAGACCCTTACCTTACCCGTGCACGGGTATGAtgcgattgtttttattttacaattgcataaaactgaaacattaaatattatcaaaataataataataataataataataataataaaatagagatgtgacaaaatctaagtcacacaattgACATATaaaatagtgacagaattagaaaaactcaaataaaacaaataaaattaaagggtacataccttttaaaattattccaaagggacatatgtgaagagcatcaacctcacagttcaGTTCTTTTGAGTAAAAGATGATGACCCAAAGCttaaaatcaaaaattataaaaataagtatatcaataaaaaaatgaacaaataaaaaagtaaaggaaagtaaaacaactattacataattcaattaaaaataaagtatatattatttaatttgtatcataatagaaata
It contains:
- the LOC123906371 gene encoding cytochrome P450 81E8-like, with translation MFTLYLPLISFLFLIITLKFFIHTTRTLKNIPPGPQCLPIIGNLHQLKQPLHRTFHTLSQKHGKLFSLWFGSRLVVVVSSLEIAQECFTKNDMVLANRPHFLSGKYIGYNNTTVSQSPYGDHWRNLRRILSIEVLSSHRLNSFLEIRRDEIMRLIRKLAQMSYNGFSEVELQPMFLETTFNTIMRMVSGKRYYGDDCDVSDVEQARVFREIIKEFAILGGANNVGDFLGFLRWFDFDGLENRLKKISKKTDSFLQGLIDEHRIGKRNTNTMIDHLLTQQQSQPEYYTDQIIKGLIVVMLLAGSDSSSITLEWAMSNLLNHPEILKKAKNELDTHIGQDRLVDEPDILKLPYLQSIVNETIRLHPAAPLLVPHFSSEKFTIDKYNIPQNTILLANVWVIHRDPNLWSDPTCFKPERFEKEGETNKLLTFGMGRRACPGQNLALRNVSLALGLLIQCFEWKRIGEETIDMTEAKGITVGKKIPFKAMCKLHHPLRIKDVF